A region from the Volucribacter amazonae genome encodes:
- a CDS encoding cell division protein FtsQ/DivIB, translating into MNVLKRKTPQNVRYGEQPHRLFVLIKPLFVLLCVIIGYFVYTNWHSWLEKLDKEPISQFALLGNPQFTNYTDVRDSLLQLGELKGFFGQDVETLRQQIESLPWVKGAIVRKIWPNRLSIWVLEYQPAAIWNDTQLVSPQGEVFSLPFDKLKNPNLPQLSGADFQTEMVLEAWQKIYRHLTARNLKLKAVGVDERGSWQITLDNDVVLKLGRGDWNDKIERFVTIYPQIEVPEHKKLAYVDLRYKVGAAVGFADQASNEVE; encoded by the coding sequence ATGAATGTGCTAAAACGCAAAACCCCACAAAATGTAAGATATGGCGAACAACCGCACCGACTTTTTGTGCTAATTAAGCCGTTATTTGTGCTATTATGCGTTATTATTGGCTATTTTGTTTATACAAATTGGCATAGTTGGTTGGAAAAATTAGATAAAGAACCCATTAGCCAGTTTGCTTTATTAGGTAATCCACAATTTACCAATTATACCGATGTGCGTGATAGTCTTTTACAGCTGGGCGAATTAAAAGGTTTTTTTGGGCAAGATGTGGAGACCTTACGCCAACAAATTGAATCTTTGCCTTGGGTTAAAGGGGCAATTGTGAGGAAAATTTGGCCAAACCGTTTGAGCATTTGGGTGCTGGAATATCAACCAGCGGCAATTTGGAACGATACGCAACTTGTTTCGCCACAGGGGGAAGTTTTTAGTTTACCCTTTGATAAATTGAAAAATCCCAATTTACCTCAGTTATCAGGGGCGGATTTTCAAACGGAAATGGTACTTGAGGCTTGGCAAAAAATTTATCGTCATTTAACCGCACGAAATCTAAAATTAAAAGCGGTAGGGGTAGATGAACGAGGTTCGTGGCAAATTACCTTGGATAATGATGTGGTATTAAAATTAGGACGTGGTGATTGGAATGACAAAATTGAACGATTTGTTACCATTTATCCGCAAATTGAAGTCCCTGAACATAAAAAATTAGCTTATGTGGATTTGCGTTATAAAGTGGGGGCTGCGGTAGGTTTTGCTGATCAAGCAAGCAATGAGGTTGAATAA
- a CDS encoding D-alanine--D-alanine ligase, translating into MKALKQQKIAVLYGGNSAEREVSLASGQAVLTALRQQGYNVQGIDTKDFAVEKLKEQGIERVFNILHGRGGEDGSLQGLLEQLAIPYTGCGVMTSALTMDKMRTKMLWKAFDLPIADMVIVHKSQFAELDSEAVVKKLGLPLMVKPSQEGSSVGLTKVKTLEELQGAVAYALQFDDTILIEEWLAGEEFSVPVLDGEVLPAVKIVPEGEFYDYEAKYVSDNTQYFCPAGLTEEREQEIRTLVKRAYDIVGCRGWSRIDVMSDAQGNFRLVEVNTTPGMTSHSLFPKSAKTVGYSFEQLVEKILELSV; encoded by the coding sequence ATGAAAGCATTAAAACAACAAAAAATTGCCGTATTATACGGTGGAAATTCAGCGGAGCGTGAAGTTTCCTTAGCCTCAGGACAGGCGGTATTAACGGCGTTACGTCAGCAGGGATACAATGTACAAGGGATTGATACCAAAGATTTTGCTGTGGAAAAATTAAAAGAACAAGGCATTGAACGGGTCTTTAATATTTTGCATGGACGAGGTGGCGAAGACGGTTCTTTGCAAGGCTTGCTTGAGCAATTAGCTATCCCTTACACAGGTTGTGGCGTAATGACCTCGGCATTAACGATGGATAAAATGCGAACCAAAATGTTATGGAAAGCCTTTGATTTACCTATTGCGGATATGGTGATTGTGCATAAATCGCAGTTTGCTGAACTTGATAGTGAGGCTGTGGTCAAAAAATTAGGCTTGCCTTTAATGGTAAAACCCTCACAAGAGGGATCAAGCGTAGGCTTAACCAAAGTAAAAACCCTTGAGGAATTACAAGGGGCAGTGGCATACGCTTTGCAATTTGATGATACCATTTTGATTGAAGAATGGTTAGCAGGTGAAGAATTTTCTGTGCCTGTACTTGATGGCGAAGTTTTGCCAGCGGTTAAAATTGTGCCAGAGGGCGAGTTTTATGATTATGAGGCAAAATATGTGTCGGATAATACCCAGTATTTTTGCCCAGCTGGCTTAACCGAGGAACGTGAGCAAGAGATTCGCACCTTGGTAAAACGTGCCTATGATATTGTAGGTTGCCGAGGTTGGAGTCGTATTGATGTGATGAGTGATGCACAGGGCAATTTTCGTTTGGTGGAAGTGAACACCACACCGGGAATGACCAGTCATAGCTTGTTTCCAAAGTCAGCCAAAACCGTAGGATATAGCTTTGAACAGCTAGTGGAAAAAATTTTGGAGCTGAGTGTTTAA
- the murC gene encoding UDP-N-acetylmuramate--L-alanine ligase, which produces MTTKQELQQRIRCMIPEMRRVKQIHFVGIGGAGMGGIAEVLLNEGYQVTGSDIAESAVTQRLMALGAKIFFGHQGQNVDNASVVVVSSAIKADNIEVITAKEKRIPVIQRAQMLAEIMRFRHGIAIAGTHGKTTTTAMVAMIYAQAGLDPTFVNGGLVKSAGTNAHLGASRYLIAEADESDASFLHLQPMVSVVTNIEPDHMDTYHGDFEEMKRTYVNFLHNLPFYGLAVLCADDPVLVELEQQVGRQVITYGFNAEADYRIENYQQTGFQGHYTVVTPQQERIEVLLNVPGKHNALNATAALAVAKEEGIETSAILTALADFQGAGRRFDQLGQFMRPNGKVMLVDDYGHHPTEVNVTIQAARQGWQHKRIVMIFQPHRYSRTRDLFDDFVQVLSQVDVLLMLDVYAAGESPIAGADSRSLCRSIRNLGKVDPILVTDHQQLAEVIDQVIQEGDLILAQGAGNVSSLSRNLVKLWTQ; this is translated from the coding sequence ATGACAACAAAACAAGAATTACAACAACGTATTCGCTGTATGATCCCTGAAATGCGGCGAGTTAAGCAAATCCATTTTGTCGGCATTGGTGGCGCAGGTATGGGCGGTATTGCCGAAGTGTTATTAAACGAGGGGTATCAGGTTACAGGTTCAGATATTGCGGAAAGTGCGGTAACCCAGCGTCTTATGGCTTTAGGTGCAAAAATTTTCTTTGGGCATCAAGGACAAAATGTGGATAACGCCAGCGTGGTGGTGGTATCCAGTGCCATTAAAGCGGATAATATTGAAGTGATTACCGCAAAGGAAAAGCGTATTCCTGTGATACAGCGAGCTCAAATGTTAGCAGAGATTATGCGTTTTCGCCATGGTATCGCCATTGCAGGTACCCATGGTAAAACCACCACCACCGCAATGGTGGCGATGATTTATGCTCAAGCAGGCTTAGATCCCACCTTTGTGAATGGTGGGTTGGTTAAATCTGCTGGCACTAACGCACATTTAGGAGCAAGCCGTTATTTAATTGCCGAAGCGGACGAAAGTGATGCCTCGTTCTTACATTTGCAACCTATGGTTTCGGTGGTAACCAATATTGAGCCAGATCATATGGATACCTACCACGGCGATTTTGAAGAAATGAAACGCACCTATGTGAATTTTTTGCATAATTTGCCCTTTTATGGCTTGGCGGTGCTATGTGCCGATGATCCTGTGTTAGTGGAGTTAGAACAGCAAGTGGGCAGACAGGTAATTACCTATGGTTTTAATGCTGAGGCAGATTATCGTATTGAAAATTATCAACAAACAGGCTTTCAAGGGCATTATACTGTAGTTACCCCACAACAAGAACGCATAGAAGTCTTGTTAAATGTACCGGGTAAGCATAATGCGTTAAATGCCACCGCCGCATTAGCGGTTGCCAAAGAGGAAGGCATTGAAACGTCAGCAATTTTAACCGCACTTGCAGACTTCCAAGGGGCTGGCAGACGCTTTGATCAACTTGGACAGTTTATGCGCCCTAACGGCAAAGTAATGTTAGTGGACGACTATGGGCATCACCCAACGGAAGTGAATGTTACCATTCAAGCAGCACGCCAAGGTTGGCAACATAAACGCATTGTGATGATTTTTCAACCGCATCGCTATTCACGCACAAGGGATTTATTTGATGATTTTGTGCAAGTGTTATCGCAAGTTGATGTATTATTAATGCTTGATGTTTATGCGGCAGGCGAAAGCCCTATTGCTGGGGCGGATAGCCGTTCCTTATGCCGTTCTATTCGCAATTTAGGTAAGGTTGATCCTATTTTAGTTACCGATCATCAGCAATTAGCGGAGGTGATCGATCAAGTGATACAAGAGGGCGATTTAATTTTAGCACAAGGGGCGGGAAATGTGAGTAGCTTATCACGCAATTTAGTCAAGTTATGGACGCAATAA
- the murG gene encoding undecaprenyldiphospho-muramoylpentapeptide beta-N-acetylglucosaminyltransferase: MTGQKRLLIMAGGTGGHVFPAIAVAQQLQQQGWDICWLGTPDRMEASLVPKYGIPIRFIQVEGLRDRGLKPLLIAPFMLLRAIWQAVKIIKDYRPNAVLGMGGYVSGPGGVAAKLCGVPIILHEQNAVAGITNKLLAKIARKVLQAFPTAFPQAEVVGNPVRQALFDIASPEQRFAERSGALRVFVVGGSQGARVLNLTLPEVAKQLGDKLNIRHQVGKGNVDQVRALYPADAQVTLTEFIDDIGEAYAWADIVICRAGALTVSEIAAVGVPAIFVPFQHKDRQQYYNATYLADAGAAKIIEQQDLTPECLIQLLQQFDRQQLLAMAIQAKQQAKPQATSRVAEVIKQNCK, encoded by the coding sequence ATGACAGGACAAAAAAGATTATTAATTATGGCAGGCGGCACAGGGGGACACGTATTCCCTGCCATTGCCGTTGCCCAACAATTACAACAACAGGGTTGGGATATTTGCTGGTTAGGCACACCTGATCGTATGGAAGCGAGTTTGGTGCCTAAATATGGTATTCCTATTCGTTTTATTCAAGTAGAAGGCTTACGAGATCGTGGGCTTAAACCTTTGTTAATCGCTCCTTTTATGCTATTGCGTGCCATTTGGCAAGCGGTAAAAATTATCAAGGATTATCGTCCTAATGCAGTTTTGGGTATGGGGGGCTATGTTTCAGGTCCGGGCGGTGTAGCAGCAAAATTATGTGGTGTTCCCATTATCCTACACGAGCAAAATGCAGTAGCAGGGATTACCAATAAATTATTAGCTAAAATTGCCCGCAAGGTATTGCAAGCCTTTCCTACCGCATTTCCACAAGCGGAAGTGGTGGGTAACCCTGTGCGTCAAGCCTTATTTGACATTGCCAGCCCCGAACAGCGTTTTGCTGAGCGAAGCGGAGCGTTGCGTGTATTTGTGGTAGGGGGCAGTCAAGGTGCGAGAGTATTAAATTTAACCTTACCTGAAGTAGCGAAACAGCTTGGCGATAAGTTAAACATTCGTCATCAAGTAGGCAAGGGCAATGTTGATCAGGTGCGTGCTTTATATCCTGCTGACGCTCAAGTTACCTTAACGGAATTTATTGACGATATTGGCGAGGCCTATGCTTGGGCGGATATTGTGATTTGTCGTGCCGGGGCATTAACGGTAAGCGAAATTGCGGCGGTGGGCGTGCCTGCCATTTTTGTGCCTTTTCAGCATAAGGATCGACAACAATATTATAATGCCACCTATTTAGCCGATGCTGGTGCGGCGAAAATTATAGAGCAACAGGATTTAACTCCAGAATGTTTAATTCAATTACTGCAACAGTTTGATCGGCAACAATTATTAGCTATGGCAATACAAGCGAAACAACAAGCAAAACCACAAGCTACTAGTCGTGTTGCGGAAGTGATTAAACAAAATTGCAAATAA
- the ftsW gene encoding putative lipid II flippase FtsW — protein sequence MQFWHNLKQDYLRWTQITPTGALYDRTLLWLFIILLLIGFVMVTSASIPVGTRLFDDPFYFAKRDALYIVLAGFISYFFLQIPMKRWEQSHVILFFVAFALLVLVMIPGIGREVNGARRWIPLVVFNFQPAEFAKLALTCYLSSYFVRKYDEVRSKQLSAFKPFLVVALLGALLLQQPDLGSAVVLVVITFGLLFIVGAKIWQFIALFGVAVFLFIVLVLSSAYRLKRVTAFMEPFKDPYGAGFQLSNSLMAFGRGEFWGEGLGNSIQKLEYLPEAHTDFVMAVMGEEFGLLGIVIMVLLLGALVFRAMKIGRESLQLEQRFNGFFAFGISFWIFFQGFVNLGMALGLLPTKGLTFPLVSYGGSSLIIMAIAVTILLRIDHENRLLRGGHAYLRDD from the coding sequence ATGCAATTTTGGCACAATTTGAAACAGGATTATTTACGTTGGACACAAATCACTCCAACAGGGGCGTTATATGATCGCACTTTATTATGGTTATTTATTATCCTGTTATTAATTGGTTTTGTGATGGTTACTTCCGCCTCAATCCCAGTAGGCACACGCTTGTTTGATGACCCTTTTTATTTTGCTAAACGTGATGCCTTGTATATTGTGCTAGCAGGCTTTATCAGCTATTTCTTTTTGCAAATCCCTATGAAACGTTGGGAACAAAGTCATGTTATTCTCTTTTTTGTGGCATTTGCTTTATTAGTATTAGTGATGATCCCAGGTATTGGGCGAGAAGTGAATGGGGCAAGACGTTGGATTCCCTTAGTGGTATTTAATTTCCAACCTGCGGAATTTGCTAAGTTAGCTTTAACTTGCTATTTATCTAGTTACTTTGTGCGTAAATATGATGAAGTACGCAGCAAACAATTAAGTGCCTTTAAACCCTTTTTAGTGGTGGCATTATTGGGGGCATTATTATTGCAACAGCCCGATTTAGGTAGTGCGGTGGTTTTGGTGGTCATTACCTTTGGTTTGCTCTTTATTGTTGGGGCAAAAATTTGGCAGTTTATTGCTTTGTTTGGCGTGGCGGTATTTTTATTTATTGTATTGGTATTATCCTCTGCTTACCGTTTAAAACGGGTTACAGCTTTTATGGAGCCTTTTAAAGATCCCTATGGTGCAGGTTTCCAATTATCCAATTCCTTAATGGCATTTGGACGTGGCGAATTTTGGGGCGAAGGCTTGGGCAATTCAATCCAAAAATTAGAATATTTGCCTGAAGCTCATACCGACTTTGTGATGGCAGTAATGGGCGAAGAATTTGGCTTATTAGGCATTGTGATTATGGTGTTGTTGCTTGGGGCGTTAGTGTTTCGTGCTATGAAAATTGGACGAGAGTCCTTACAACTTGAGCAACGCTTTAATGGTTTTTTTGCCTTTGGTATTAGCTTTTGGATTTTCTTTCAAGGCTTTGTGAATTTAGGTATGGCATTAGGTTTGTTACCCACTAAAGGATTAACCTTCCCTTTAGTCAGCTATGGTGGATCCAGTTTAATTATTATGGCAATAGCGGTTACCATTTTATTACGCATTGACCACGAAAATCGCTTATTGCGTGGTGGGCATGCTTATTTAAGAGATGATTAG
- the murD gene encoding UDP-N-acetylmuramoyl-L-alanine--D-glutamate ligase, with product MNYQNKNIAIIGLGKTGLSVVEFLLAKQANLRVMDTRANPAGAEQLDPQIPLHTGGLNQQWLLQADLIVISPGLSLKTAEIQTALQAGVEVVGDIELFCREAQKPIIAITGSNGKSTVTTLVAEMAKSAGLKVGMGGNIGIPALSLLKQDCDIYVLELSSFQLETTSSLQAVSATVLNVSEDHMDRYDNMTDYAQAKLRIYQHCQTAVFNQQDPLTYPPANSAKSAVSFGIENADYHLTAHQPVQFMQGDQVWLSAEQVKLTGQHNYLNILAAIALAQGAGIHSQAILTALQQFTGLPHRFQLAHYANGVRWINDSKATNVGSTVAALNGLQVAGNLYLLLGGDGKGADFSELKPLLNQPHIHCYCFGRDGEQLASLSPQSALFDNMPQAIAALADKLVAGDMVLLSPACASLDQFANFEQRGEVFTQLAKDYGNNQK from the coding sequence ATGAACTATCAAAATAAAAATATCGCCATTATCGGCTTAGGCAAAACAGGCTTATCCGTTGTGGAGTTTTTGCTGGCAAAACAAGCTAACCTAAGGGTAATGGATACAAGGGCTAACCCAGCAGGGGCGGAACAACTTGATCCCCAGATTCCATTGCATACAGGCGGCTTAAATCAGCAATGGTTATTGCAAGCGGATTTGATTGTGATTAGCCCGGGATTATCGCTAAAAACAGCGGAAATTCAGACCGCACTTCAAGCGGGCGTGGAAGTAGTGGGCGATATTGAATTATTTTGCCGAGAAGCACAAAAGCCGATTATTGCCATTACAGGCTCCAATGGCAAAAGTACGGTAACCACCTTAGTGGCAGAAATGGCAAAATCAGCTGGCTTAAAGGTGGGAATGGGCGGTAATATTGGTATTCCAGCTTTATCCTTGCTAAAACAAGATTGCGATATTTATGTGCTGGAACTCTCTAGTTTTCAGTTAGAAACTACCTCAAGTTTACAAGCTGTGAGTGCTACGGTATTGAATGTCAGTGAAGATCATATGGATCGTTACGACAATATGACAGATTATGCTCAAGCCAAATTACGCATTTATCAACATTGCCAAACAGCGGTATTTAATCAACAAGATCCCTTAACCTATCCGCCAGCGAACAGTGCAAAAAGTGCGGTCAGTTTTGGCATAGAAAATGCGGATTATCATTTAACCGCTCATCAGCCTGTGCAATTTATGCAAGGGGATCAGGTTTGGTTATCAGCGGAACAAGTAAAACTCACTGGACAACATAATTACCTCAATATCCTTGCCGCCATTGCTTTGGCACAAGGTGCAGGAATACATTCTCAAGCAATTTTAACCGCACTTCAACAATTTACTGGCTTACCTCATCGTTTTCAATTAGCACATTATGCCAACGGTGTGCGTTGGATCAACGATTCAAAAGCCACCAATGTGGGTAGCACAGTGGCGGCATTAAATGGACTTCAAGTGGCGGGCAACCTTTATCTATTGCTTGGTGGCGATGGCAAAGGAGCAGATTTTTCTGAGCTAAAACCCTTATTAAATCAGCCACATATCCATTGTTATTGCTTTGGGCGTGATGGCGAACAACTGGCGAGCCTGTCGCCACAAAGTGCTTTATTTGACAATATGCCACAAGCTATTGCCGCCTTGGCGGACAAATTAGTGGCAGGGGATATGGTCTTATTATCGCCAGCTTGTGCCAGTTTGGATCAATTTGCCAATTTTGAGCAACGTGGCGAAGTATTTACTCAACTTGCCAAAGATTACGGTAATAATCAGAAATAA
- the mraY gene encoding phospho-N-acetylmuramoyl-pentapeptide-transferase, whose translation MLVWLADYLVQYHSFFNVISYITVRAILALLTALLICLWIGPKTIRRLQLLKFGQVIRAEGPESHLSKKGTPTMGGIMILIAIGISVLLWANLTNPYIWLSLFILFGYGIVGFVDDYYKVVRKNTDGLIARWKYFWLSAIALVAVFIMYALGKDSDATRLVVPFFKEIMPQLGLFYIVLSYFVIVGTSNAVNLTDGLDGLAIMPTVLVAGAFALIAWATGNVNFAEYLHIPYIKFSSELAVFCTAIVGAGLGFLWFNTYPAQVFMGDVGSLSLGGALGVVAVLVRQELLLVIMGGVFVMEALSVILQVGSYKLRNKQRIFLMAPIHHHYEKKGWPEPRVIVRFWIISLMLVLIGLVTLKIR comes from the coding sequence ATGTTAGTGTGGCTTGCGGACTATTTAGTTCAATATCATAGCTTTTTTAATGTGATTTCATATATTACGGTGCGAGCAATCCTTGCCTTATTAACCGCCTTATTAATTTGTTTATGGATTGGACCTAAAACCATTCGCCGTTTACAGCTATTAAAATTTGGGCAAGTGATCCGAGCGGAAGGTCCAGAAAGCCATTTAAGCAAAAAAGGCACGCCAACAATGGGTGGAATTATGATTTTAATCGCCATTGGTATCAGTGTGTTATTGTGGGCAAATTTAACCAATCCTTATATTTGGTTAAGTTTATTTATTTTATTTGGCTATGGTATTGTGGGCTTTGTGGACGATTATTACAAAGTGGTACGCAAAAATACCGATGGCCTAATTGCCCGTTGGAAATATTTTTGGTTATCTGCCATTGCTTTGGTGGCGGTGTTTATTATGTATGCCCTCGGCAAAGATAGCGATGCCACAAGGTTGGTTGTTCCCTTTTTCAAAGAAATAATGCCACAGCTAGGCTTATTCTATATTGTTCTGTCCTATTTTGTGATTGTGGGAACGAGTAATGCAGTCAATTTAACCGATGGTTTGGACGGACTAGCCATTATGCCAACGGTATTGGTGGCAGGGGCGTTTGCCCTGATTGCTTGGGCAACAGGTAATGTGAATTTCGCCGAATATTTGCATATTCCTTACATTAAATTTAGCTCAGAATTGGCGGTATTTTGTACCGCGATTGTAGGGGCTGGATTAGGCTTTTTATGGTTTAATACTTATCCCGCTCAAGTGTTTATGGGCGATGTAGGTTCACTTTCCCTAGGCGGTGCATTAGGCGTGGTAGCGGTACTGGTACGCCAAGAATTATTATTAGTGATTATGGGCGGTGTATTTGTTATGGAGGCCTTGTCAGTTATTTTGCAAGTAGGTTCTTATAAACTTCGCAACAAACAACGCATTTTCCTGATGGCACCGATTCATCATCATTATGAAAAGAAAGGTTGGCCTGAACCTCGTGTAATCGTGCGTTTTTGGATTATTTCCTTAATGTTAGTGCTAATTGGCTTGGTTACCTTAAAAATTCGTTAA
- the murF gene encoding UDP-N-acetylmuramoyl-tripeptide--D-alanyl-D-alanine ligase, translated as MISLDSQQLAEILTAQHYGEPVSFHQISTDSRKPCQDAVFFALKGDNFDAHQYLPQALQQGAVALVVEQYQASLNATQIVVADTRLALGKLAQWLKQKINPKTVAITGSSGKTTVKEMTASILSQTAKNAEAVLFTQGNFNNDIGVPLTLLRLTKQHQFAVLELGANHLGEIAYTAELVRPDVALVNNVAAAHLEGFGSLAGVAAAKGEIYRGLSNEGIAIINLDCHYLPQWQSEIQNRQVRSFSQKNSAADYFCQDIKLQANGSQFTLCTPQGNIAINLPYLGEHNISNALAAAALAMNVGASLDDVKQGLEQVKGVKGRLYPLQPCANLLLLDDSYNANVDSLQSAIKVLQAYPAYRILLVGDMAELGESSLACHQQVADFAAQAKLDLVFSFGEQSAVISQACAGQHFEQKMALIAQLIPIIKQKLNENQPVVVLAKGSRRMKMEELIQQLEGEFVC; from the coding sequence ATGATTTCATTAGACAGCCAACAACTGGCAGAGATTTTAACCGCCCAGCATTATGGCGAGCCTGTCAGTTTTCATCAAATTAGCACCGATAGCCGTAAGCCTTGTCAGGACGCGGTGTTTTTTGCGTTAAAAGGCGATAATTTTGATGCGCATCAGTATTTGCCACAAGCCTTACAACAAGGAGCGGTTGCTTTGGTGGTAGAACAATATCAAGCTAGCCTAAATGCCACGCAAATTGTGGTGGCGGATACTCGCCTTGCTTTGGGCAAATTAGCACAATGGTTAAAGCAAAAAATTAATCCTAAAACTGTCGCTATCACAGGCTCTTCAGGCAAAACAACGGTTAAAGAGATGACCGCCAGTATCCTAAGCCAAACAGCGAAAAATGCTGAGGCAGTGTTATTTACCCAAGGGAATTTTAATAACGATATTGGCGTGCCTTTGACATTATTGCGTTTAACCAAACAACACCAATTTGCAGTGTTGGAATTAGGGGCAAATCATTTGGGCGAAATTGCTTATACGGCGGAGTTGGTGCGTCCAGATGTGGCGTTAGTTAATAATGTTGCCGCCGCTCATTTAGAGGGTTTTGGTAGCCTTGCGGGCGTTGCCGCTGCCAAAGGCGAAATTTATCGTGGTTTATCCAATGAGGGCATTGCGATTATTAACCTTGATTGCCATTATTTACCGCAGTGGCAAAGTGAAATACAAAACCGCCAAGTGCGGTCATTTTCGCAAAAAAATTCGGCGGCGGATTATTTTTGCCAAGATATAAAGTTACAAGCCAATGGTTCACAATTTACCCTTTGCACCCCACAGGGCAATATTGCCATTAATTTGCCTTATTTGGGTGAGCATAATATCAGCAATGCCCTTGCGGCAGCAGCTTTGGCGATGAATGTGGGGGCGAGCTTAGATGATGTTAAGCAAGGATTAGAGCAGGTCAAAGGGGTTAAAGGGCGATTATATCCGCTCCAACCTTGTGCCAATTTATTGTTGCTTGATGATAGTTATAATGCCAATGTGGATTCATTACAATCCGCTATTAAGGTGTTGCAAGCCTACCCTGCTTATCGCATTTTATTGGTGGGCGATATGGCAGAATTGGGCGAAAGCAGTTTAGCTTGTCATCAACAGGTAGCCGATTTTGCCGCTCAAGCCAAACTTGATTTAGTCTTTTCCTTTGGCGAACAAAGTGCGGTAATTAGCCAAGCCTGTGCTGGGCAACATTTTGAGCAGAAAATGGCGTTAATCGCACAACTTATCCCAATAATCAAACAAAAATTAAACGAAAATCAACCCGTAGTAGTATTAGCGAAAGGCTCTCGCCGTATGAAAATGGAAGAGCTGATCCAACAATTAGAAGGTGAATTTGTATGTTAG
- the murE gene encoding UDP-N-acetylmuramoyl-L-alanyl-D-glutamate--2,6-diaminopimelate ligase, whose translation MQRLMAMLADIADQLKSIEITDMVLDSRAVKPGCLFVALKGHQTDGRQFIAQSIAQGAVCVLAEADCAEQHLQLTWQDNVPVVAFYQLSQQLSALAGLFYAEPSKQLCLVGGTGTNGKTTVSQLLAQWVALLGQSSAVMGTIGNGLLGQVTPAINTTGSAIEVQHNLAQFVQQGADFAAIEVSSHGLVQYRVEALHFAAAVFTNLSRDHLDYHQTMPNYAAAKYRLFEQLSVAHSIINADDPVGQQWLTALPQAVAVSLDPDYVIPQKKFVKATALEFNAQGLDIEFDSAWGKGRLQANLVAEFNASNLLLALATLLALGYPLEKLLATAQQLKPVCGRMEILTAPHKPMVIVDYAHTPDALQKALQAARRHCQGQLWCLFGCGGDRDTGKRPLMGNIAERYADQVVITDDNPRTEQPERIIRDILQGLTDPLHATVVHGRELALQYVISHAKADDVILVAGKGHEDYQIIGKTKYHFSDQAIINDLLQQ comes from the coding sequence ATGCAAAGACTTATGGCAATGCTAGCTGATATTGCAGATCAGCTTAAAAGCATTGAAATTACGGATATGGTATTAGACAGTCGGGCGGTAAAGCCGGGCTGTCTTTTTGTGGCGTTAAAAGGGCATCAAACAGACGGACGGCAATTTATTGCACAAAGCATTGCTCAAGGGGCAGTTTGTGTGTTAGCCGAGGCAGATTGTGCGGAACAGCATTTACAACTTACTTGGCAAGATAATGTGCCAGTGGTGGCGTTTTACCAATTATCCCAGCAACTTTCCGCTTTGGCAGGTTTATTTTATGCCGAACCCTCTAAACAGTTATGTTTAGTGGGGGGAACTGGCACCAATGGAAAAACCACCGTCAGCCAATTACTCGCTCAATGGGTGGCTTTATTAGGGCAATCTAGTGCGGTAATGGGAACGATTGGTAATGGCTTATTAGGTCAGGTAACACCTGCGATAAATACCACAGGATCAGCCATTGAAGTCCAGCATAATTTGGCACAATTTGTGCAACAAGGGGCAGATTTTGCCGCCATTGAAGTGTCGTCCCATGGCTTAGTGCAATATCGGGTAGAAGCCTTGCATTTTGCTGCTGCGGTATTTACTAATTTAAGCCGAGATCATTTGGATTATCATCAAACCATGCCGAATTATGCCGCCGCAAAATATCGCTTATTTGAACAGTTATCGGTTGCGCACTCAATTATTAATGCCGATGATCCTGTGGGGCAACAATGGCTGACCGCATTGCCACAAGCGGTGGCAGTGAGCCTTGATCCTGATTATGTGATCCCACAAAAAAAATTTGTAAAAGCCACCGCACTTGAGTTTAACGCACAAGGCCTTGACATTGAATTTGACAGTGCTTGGGGCAAAGGGAGATTACAAGCGAATTTAGTGGCGGAATTTAACGCCAGTAATTTGCTATTAGCTTTAGCCACCTTATTGGCGTTAGGTTATCCATTGGAAAAATTGCTGGCGACTGCACAGCAATTAAAACCAGTTTGTGGGCGAATGGAAATATTGACTGCACCGCATAAACCTATGGTTATTGTGGATTATGCGCATACTCCTGATGCCTTGCAAAAAGCCTTACAAGCGGCACGCCGACATTGCCAAGGGCAACTTTGGTGCCTATTTGGTTGCGGTGGCGATCGTGATACAGGCAAACGTCCCTTAATGGGAAATATTGCCGAACGCTATGCGGATCAAGTGGTGATTACTGACGACAATCCTCGTACCGAACAACCTGAACGTATTATTCGAGATATTTTACAGGGATTGACTGATCCGCTTCATGCCACAGTGGTACATGGGCGAGAACTCGCCTTGCAATATGTGATTAGCCACGCTAAAGCCGATGATGTGATTTTAGTAGCAGGCAAAGGACACGAAGATTATCAGATTATTGGAAAAACTAAGTACCATTTTTCTGATCAAGCAATAATTAACGATTTATTACAACAATGA